The following DNA comes from Micromonospora chokoriensis.
AACGCCACAACGCCGCCCTCATCTGCCTCGCCCGACGCCGCTGCGACGTCCTGTTCGCCATGCTCCGCGACAAGATCCCCTACCAACCACGCCCGACCAGCCCCGTCCCCGCTTGACGAAACCCATAGGGACACCCCCCGGCGATCATGGAGTTGTGGTGCCCGTTCGGCACACCAATGGGCGATTGGTGCCCCACCACAACTCCTTGATCGACACGCGAGGGCGGGGTGTGGCCGGCGCGTACGGCAGCCCGGCGGGCTCTACCGGCCCGGCGGCAGGGCGTAGCCGACGTAGCCGCGGAACTCCAACCGCCAGCCGGCCGGAACCACCTTCGTGCAGGCCGGGCGACTGCCGGTGCAGACGATCGCGTCGACCGAGGACGGGTCGGCCGGCGGTCGTTCAGGAAGCACCGACTGCAACGCCACCAGATCGGGAGAACTCCCGTCCGGCTGCCGCAGCAGCAGCCACCACGGGTACTCCCAGTTGTCGTTCTGCTGCACCAACCCGACCCGTCGGGCATTGCTGTCGCGTACCGCCGCCGCGGCCCAACGGAACTCGTCGGCCCACTGCGGGCGGCGCAGGAACCGGGTGTCCCAGTCCGAGGTGGTGAAGACCGAACCGGAGCCGACCAGGCGGCGTGGGAAGCCGTACGACAACGCGAGCACCCCGGCCAGCGCCGAGGTCGCCAGCACGGTGACCACCGCCAGGGTAGCCACCGACCGGCGTGCCGATTGTGCGCCACGTCGACGGAGCAGCGCGTCGACCCAGAGCCCGGCCAGTGGGACTGCCAGCACCACCGCGTAGAGGATCAGCCGGTTGCCCCACGGCTGCCACTTGATCATCGAGGTGTGCAGCAGGACGGCGGCCAGGACCACCACCGCGTACGCGCGCAGCGGCCCGGTCTGCTCGGGATGGATCCGGCGCGGACGGGCGAGCGCGACGACAGCACCGATCAGCGCCAGTGCCCCGGTCAGGGGGAACGCCACCCGGTCCTCGTCCGGGTACCAGGCCGGCTCCGGAAAGATCTCCCGACCGAAGGTGATCGCCCGGTCCTGTGGGTCGACGCCGATCACACCCGCGCCGCCGATGATCACCTCGGCGCCGGCTCGCCGCAGCGGCGCCAGCGGTGTGTCGAACGCGGTGTGCCCGATCCGCAGGGCGTTGACCAAGATCGACTGCGGGTCGTGCCGTTCCATCGGGATCGACTCGCGCAGCCGCGGTGGGCCCAGCGGATGCCCGAACTCGGCGGTCACCCGGGCCAGGAACGGGCCGACCACCACTGCCGCGACCAGCAGGATCAGCACCGAACCGCCGACCGTGCGGACCACCCCGCCGACCGCCCGAGGCCGTCGAACCGCGCCGGTCTCTGCCGCGCTCGCGGCCAGGGTGAGTCGGAGCTGCGCCAACCCCCAGAGCACCAGGAGCGGGCCGACCGCGATCAGGCCGCTGGTCTTGGTCACCGCCGTCAGGCCGGTGGCCGCCCCCAACCCGAGCAGCGTGCCCCAGCCGGTACGCCGGCGCAGCCCGTCCAGCACCAGGGTCGCGACGCAGGTGACCCACGCCGCGCAGACCAGGTCGGTCTGCGTGCTGGTCGCCTGGAGCACCACCATCGGCGTGGTCGCCAGCACGAACGCGGTGAGCAGTTGGGCCCTCCGGCCGCCGCCGAGCTGCGCGGTGATCCGTGCGGCCACCAGCAGACAGAGCACTCCGGCCGCCCACTGCACCAGGTTGTACAGGTGGTCCCCGCCGGTGAGGAGGCGGAGGTGCAGCAGCAGGTACTCGGCGCCGGGCGGGATGGTCACCTGCCGATGGATGGCGGTGGGCCAGAAGCCCAGGTCGCCCTGGCCGACCCAGTGCTCCACCTTGGGCAGGTGGTACGTCTGCGAGTCGAAGTTGTTCGGCTCGGCGAGCAGCGCGACCAGCAGCTCCACCAGGACCAGACCGGCGATCGTGCCGCCGAGCAGCCGTTCGCCGCGTCCGGCGCTGCGCCAGGCGTCGACCGCCACGGCGAGCAGGCCGGAGGGCGCCCGAGTGGTCTGCGCCGGCGGCGGGTCGGACCTGATGGGGGCGGGCTCCACGGTCGCGTCGGACGTGTCCGGGCTGGCGCCGGACACTCCGGCGCCCACCGGCACCGGTCGTGGGGTGGCGGCGGGGGGAGGCGCTGGTCGGCTCGACCGTCGCCGCAGGCCGGCGGCTGCCGCGGCAACGACCAGGAAGAGCAGCCAGGCGGTGACGAAGGCCGGCCGGTTCAGCGCGTGCATTGCGCCGAGAAGCTCGACGACGAGTACCGCGTACACCCCGGTCAGCAGCGCGGAGCGCACCACGGCGAGTCGCAGCGGTGCGACCGCATCGACCGCACGCGACCTCAGCGCGACGGTGAGTAGGAGCACCGAGGCGGCGGGAACCACCGCGAGCAGGGATCCGGCAGCCGACATGGCGGGAAGTAAACACCATCCGCCTGAACCCGCCACGCCGACGGCCCGACGGTGGCGGCACGCGGTGGGCCAACCAGCCAGGCTAGGCTATGCCCGACGTATTGTCGCCACCGTGGAGATTCCCGTGAAGCTCTCGATCCTCATGCCGGTCTACAACGAGGAAGAACGCATCGCGGATGCCCTCAAGCAGGCGTTGGCGGTTGACTATCCCTGCGAGATCGAGTTGGTCGTGGTCGACGACGGCAGCCGGGACGGCACCGGCGAGGTCCTCGGCCGCGCCGACGACGCCCGACTGCGGGTCATCACCCACCAGCGCAACGCCGGCAAGGGTGCGGCCATCAAGACGGCTGTCGACAGCGCGGAGGGTGACTACATGGTCATCCTCGACGCCGACCTGGAGTACGACCCGCAGGACATCCCCAAGCTGCTCGACCCGGTGCTCGACGGGCGGGCCACGGTGGTCTACGGCAATCGCACGTTCGGCAGCCACAGCGCCTACAGCTTCTGGTACGTGATGGGCAACAAGGGCGTCACGATGGCGGCGAACGTCCTGTTCAACTCGTACATCGGTGACCTGGAGACCTGCTTCAAGCTGATGCCGGTGGCGCTCTACCGGTCGCTCGAGGTGCGCTCGCGCGGCTTCGGCATGGAGGCCGAGGTGACCGGCAAGCTGCTGCGTCGCCGCATCCGCCCGTACGAGGTGCCGATCAGCTACCGGGCACGTGGCCGGGAAGAGGGCAAGAAGATCACCTGGAAGGACGGGGTCGAGGCGATCTGGATCCTCGGGCGTGAGCGCGCCCGCCGACGCCCGGCCCCCGCGTCCCGCTGACCGACGCTGGGTCTTTCGAGCGGGCTAACCTTTAGTTGAAGCGCACTTCAACTAAAGGACCTGGTGATGCCGGATTCGTTGACGATCGGTGAGCTGTCGGTCCGCTCCGGCGTGGCACCCTCGGCGCTGCGCTACTACGAACGACTCGGGCTGATCCGCGCCGACCGGACCGGTGGCAACCAACGCCGCTACGCCCGCGCCGAGTTGCGACGGGTGGCCTTCATCCGGATCTCCCAGCAGGTCGGCGTCTCGCTCGACGAGATCCGGGCGGCGCTCGACTCGCTTCCCGAAGGCCGTACCCCCAGCCCACAGGACTGGGCGCAGCTCTCCGCGAGCTGGCGGAGCCGGTTGGACGAGAAGATCAGACTGCTCGCCGAACTCCGCGACAACCTGGACGGCTGCATCGGCTGTGGGTGCCTCTCCCTGCAACGCTGCGTGCTCTACAACCCGGGCGACGCGCTGGCCGGCGAGGGCCCCGGCGCGCGCCTGATGCTGCCCCGACCGGCCGACACGCCTCCCGCCGTCACCCCAGGGTGAGCAGCACCTTGCCGAAGTGGTCGTTCGACTCGACGAGCCGGTGCGCCTCCGCCGCCTCGGTCATCGGCAGCCGCCGGTCGACGATCGGTCGGACCGTGCCCGCCTCGATCAACGGCCACACCTCGTCCCGTACGCCCTGGACGATCTCCGCCTTCTCCGCGAGGGGCCGGGAGCGCAACGCCGTCGCGGCGACGCTCGCCCGCTTGGTCAGCAACGCGCCGAGATCCAGCTCGGCCTTGCGCCCACCCTGCATGCCGATCACCACCAGCCGCCCGCCGGTGGCCAGCGCCGAGACGTTCCGCTCCAGGTACGACGCGCCCATGATGTCCAGGACGACGTCGACGCCGCGACCGTCGGTGGCCCGCCGGACCTCCTCCACGAAGTCCTGCTCCTGGTAGTCGATCGTGTGCGACGCGCCCAGCTCACGCAGCCGGGAGTGCTTGGCCGCCCGGGCGGTGGTCAGGACGGTGGCGCCCAAGGCGGCCCCGAGCTGGATCGCGAAGGTGCCGATCCCACTGCCCCCACCGTGCACGAGCAGAGTGTCACCCGCGCCGAGCCGGCCCACCCTGACCAGGTTCGACCAGACCGTGCACGCCACCTCGGGCAGCGCCCCGGCGTCGACCGGGTCGCAGGCCGGCACCGGCAGCAACTGCCCGGCGGGCACCGCCACCCGCTCCGCGTACCCGCCGCCGGCCAGCAGCGCGCAGACCTGCTGCCCGACCGCCCACCCGGCGACGTCCGCGCCGACCTCTGTGATGACCCCGGAACATTCCAATCCGGGGTACGCGGACGCGCCCGGCGGCGGCGGATAGTTCCCCTGCCGTTGCAGCAGGTCAGCGCGGTTGACCCCGCTGGCCCGAACATCAACGATCACCTCGTCCGGGCCCGGCTCCGGGTCGGGCACCTCGGCCCAGATGAGCGCTTCGGGTCCACCGGGCTGTGGAATGGTGATGGCTCGCATGGGCCCAGTCTTCCCGATCTTCCCGGCCGGCGCAGGCGCACCGTCGGGCCCACTGTGGACAGGTCGAAGCTCCTGTTCCGCGCACCGGGGAGGGACGCCGGGCCGTCCGGACCGAGCCGTGGCAGACTATGCGTGGCCGTACGCCCGCGGGTGGCGGCCCAGGAGGGTTCGCCTAGTGGCCGATGGCGCTGGTCTTGAAAACCGGTAAGGCAGCGATGTCTTCGTGGGTTCGAATCCCACACCCTCCGCTCCTGCTCCGGGCTGGCGTTGCCGCTGCTCGACACGCCACCAGTGGGTGAACGGCTCCGCTACGGGAGAGCGTTGGCCGGTGTCGTCGCCATTGTGCGGTGGCCTGCGGCGCTGACCGCTGCCGCACCGCTGCTGATGAGGATCGCCACCACGGCGACGATGCCACCGAGCCCGGGACCGGGCATGACCGCAGGGACCACTCCATCGAACAGGGCCGACGCTTCGTCGTAGGTGAGCGCGAGGAGGAGCGTCGATCCGATGGCGACCACACTCAGCGCGGCGGTGGCTGCCAGGGTGAGCGCCGGTCGGGCGGTCCGACCGAGTACGGCCCAGGCGACGCAGGCGTGCAGCGCCAGAACACTGCCCACATACCCACCCCAGCCGGGGAATCTGGTGAGCGGCACGGTGATGTCGCCGTAGTGGGCCCACGGAAGTGCCGTGGCGGAGAGCAGGCTCCCCGCAGCTCCGACGACGGCAGCGGCGAGGGCAACGCTCCTCGTCATGGCTCGACCTCCTTGACGCCCGCGCGGAGGGCGCTCCGGCCCGCCCCGCCCACCAGTCTGGTTGGTGCCAGGTGCGGAGCAGGACGCCGACCGGGGTCAATGTTAAGGCGTGACGACTCGGGTTGCGCCGACGTCAGATCATCCCGACTGGTCGTCCCGGAGGGGTTGCGGCGTCCCGCGCCCCGGTCACTCCGGCAGGTCCGCGCGCCGCCGCTCGTCGCGGATCGTCTCCTCGGCCAGTCGCTCGACTGCTCGTCGGCGTTCGTCGGCGATGGCCCGTGCGTCCCGGCGGCGGAACGCGGTGAGGACAGCTACCGCGAAGTCCCGCCAGATGCCGGCCACGATGTCCCCCTGAGGAACGCTGCCCGAACTCCACCGTAGCTCCGGAAAACCACGGTGCCGCTCGTCGGAAGGGACAACGCGGGGTAAGAAGAGGCTGGTATCTCCGCACACCGGAAGGATTCGTCCCGATGACCCTGGAACGACCGATTGCCCCGGACCCGTACGAGCTGCTGCCGACGCTGCCCTCGTTCACGCTGACGAGCGACGACGTGCAGAACGGCGAGCCGATGGACGCGCGGCACGCGCACGGCAGCACCGGGGGCGAGAACGTCTCGCCGCAGCTGACCTGGTCGGATTTCCCCGCCGAGACGAAGAGCTTCGCGGTGACCTGTTACGACCCCGACGCACCGACCGGCAGCGGCTTCTGGCACTGGGTGCTGGTGAACGTGCCGGTCAGCGTCACCCAGCTGCCCACCGGGGCCGGTGGCGCGGCGGGCGCCGACCTCGGTGGCGCGTTCTCGGTCCGCAACGACTACGGCGAGCAGGGGTACGGCGGGGCTGCGCCGCCGGCCGGTGACCGCCCGCACCGGTACGTCTTCGCGGTGCACGCCGTGGACGTCGAGCGCCTGGATCTGACTCCGGACGCCAGCCCCGCCTACGTGGGCTTCAACCTCACGTTCCACACGCTGGCGAGAGCGGTGATCCGCCCGACGTACCAGATCAAGGAGTAACGCCCCCGACTCGTCGATCATGGAGTTGTGGTGGGTGTCAAACCACCCGAAAAGGGAATGAACCTGGCACCACATTTCCATGATCGACCGGGCCGGGGTGGGCCGGGCCGGGGTGGGGTGGGGTGTTAGGCGGGGACGCGGGCTACTGCGAAGACGGACTGGCCGAACGGGGGGCGGACGAGCTGCTCGGCGGCCTTGGTGGCGGGCAGGACGACGGTGTCGTACACCTTGACCATCGGGCCTTCCTTCGGCATCAGCCGGAAGACCTTGGTCGCCATGAAGTAGCCGATCAACCCCAACGCGTTGGCGTAGTGGATCTTCTCGACGGTCAGGCCGGCCTCGGTCATCGCCGCCCGTAGGGTCTTCTTCGTGTAGCGGCGGACGTGCCCGGTGGCGATGTCGGCCGGGCTCATCGCGAACTGGAACGCCGGCACGATGATGATCACTGCGCCGCCGGGTCGGACCAGGTCGCGCATGCTGCTGAGCGCGCCGACGTGGTCCTCGATGTGCTCCAGGACGTTGTACGAGACGGCGGCGCTGTAGTCGCCCCGGTCGTTGTGCGGCAGCAGCATCTGCCGGACGCTGATGTTCGGCCGTTCGGCGAGGCGCTCCTTGAGCTGCACCAGCCGGTCCGGGTCGGCCTCGGTGGCAGTGAATCGCGGCAGCCGCTCCGACCACTCCAGCGCGTAGTCACCGAGGCCGCTGCCGATCTCGATGGGGTCGTCGCCGAGGTACGGCACCGCCAACTCGATGAACCAGCGACGGTGGTTGACAGCCGTCGCCAGGCCTTCCAGCACCTCGGACTGCACGCGCTGATCCCCAGTGATTTCTGCCATGCGTCGATTCCTCACGATATGAACTCGACCCGTGCCTGGACCGACAGAGTGAATCATCCGCTGGGACGGCAGAAGAATCGGGGCATCGGGGGTGGCCGAATTGTGGTCGGGGGGTGGGTTCGTGATCGGCGGTCGGCGAACCCGGCACATAGTACGGCAGTACCCCGAAACATGTCACGGCAGCGTCAGCCCGTGACTATCCTATGAATTGTCATGACTACTCCCGAATCGGACGCGCCCGGCGACGGCGACGGCCCGGCCGACGCGTCGGTGGAGGAGCCTTCGGCTGATGCCCGGCGGCCACGCCGGGGGAAGGTGGCCGACCTGGTTGCCGTGCTGAGCTTCGTGGTGCTCGGCTTCTGGGTGACGTGTCGACTCTGGCTCGACCCCGGCGGCGCGGTGCGGGACAACGAGTCCGATCAGTCGCAGTTCGAATGGATGATGGCGCACGGTGCGCGAGTAATCACGCATTTCGCCTACCCGTTCCATTCGGATCAGATGAACGTCCCGGACGGCGTCAATTTGATGGCGAACACGTCCGTATTATCCATTTCGTTGCCATTCACGCCTATCACCCTGCTGTTCGGGCCTCGGGCGTCATTCCTGGTCTTTCTCACCGCCGGCATGATTGCCACGGCGAGCGCCTGGTACTTCCTGCTCTCCCGGGTCCTGATCGGCAGCCGCGGGCCTGCCTGGCTGGGTGCCGGCTTCTGCGCGTTCGCGCCCGCCATGGTGTCGCACGCCAACGGGCATCCGAACATCGTGTCGCAGTTCGTCGTCCCGTTGATCATCTGGCGCACGCTCCGTCTCGGCGACCCGGGCCGTTGGCTGCGCAACGGCGTCCTCCTCGGGCTCGTGATCGTCTGGCAGGCCTTCCTCAACCTGGAGATCCTGCTGATGACCGCGATCGGGCTCGGCGTGGTCATCGCCGTGCTCGCCCTCGGCCGCGCCGATCTCCGCGCACGGACCCGGCCCTTCCTCGCCGGTCTCGCCGTCGCGGCCGGGGTCGCCGGGCTGCTGCTGGCGTACCCCCTGTACGTGCAGTTCTTCGGTCCGGGCGCGTACTCCGGGCTGTCCCGCCTGATCCGCGGCTACTCCAGCGACCTCGCCTCGTTCGTCGCGTACTCCAGGGAGTCACTCGCCGGCAGTCCACGCACCGCCGCGGGCCTGGCCAAGAACCCGACCGAGGAGAACAGCTTCTTCGGCTGGGCGCTGGTCGTGCTGGTGATCGCCCTGGTCTGGTGGTTGCGCCGCTCGGTCGTCGTGCTCGCGTTGGCCGGGCTCGCGCTGCTCTTCGCGGTGCTCTCGCTGGGCCGCGAGGTCCGTTTCGACAACAGGGGGACGGGTGTGCCGGGCCCCTGGGCGGCGCTGGAGAACCTGCCCATCCTGCACTCGGTGGTGCCGACCCGGTGGGCACTGGCGATCACCCCGATCATCGGGCTGCTGCTCGCCTACGGCGCCGAACGCGCCCGCGAGCTGGCCGACTCGCACCCGGCCGCGCGGGGACAGATCCGCTTCGTCACCGCCACAGTGCTCGTGATGGCCCTGCTCCCGATCGTGCCGACCCCGCTGCCCGTGGCCCATCTCGACCCGGTTCCCGCCTTTGTGACCAGTGGGGCGTGGCGTCCATACGTGACTGGTGGGCGCAGTGTGGTGGCCCTGCCGTTGCCGGACAGCACCTACGCGGAGCCGCTGCGCTGGGCCGCGACGACCCGGCTGGACATGCCACTGGCCCGCGGCTATTTCCTCGGGCCGGACACCCGGCCCAGCGCCCAGCCACCCAGGGTCGCGCTGTTCGGGGCGACGCCACGTCCCACCAGCAGCTTCTTCGCCACCATCCGCCGCACCGGGGCGGTGCCACCGATCACCCCGCAGAGCCGGGTCCGAGCGGTCGACGACCTGCGGTTCTGGCGGGCGGGAGTGGTCATCCTCGGCCCACACGAGCACGAGGAGGCGCTGCGTCGGGGCATGACCGAACTGACCGGCATCCAGCCGGTCTTCACCGGCGGGGTGTGGGTGTGGGACGTCCGGCCGTTGACTGACTGAGGCTCAGCGGACGCAGCAGCCCTGGCAGACCTTCGGGCGGGGGAGGGTGAAGGCGAGGCAGCAGGTGCGCCGCTGCACCGTCGGCTCACCGGTCGGACCGGGCACCAGCTCGATCAGGTCGCTCAGATCGAGGGCGCCGAGCAGGGTGTCGATGCTCTGCACCGTCGAGCCGGGCAGGCCGTCGGCAGCCCGGAGGATGCCGTGCGCGATGCCGGAGGCGACCGAGCCGAGCAGCGTCCGGGTGCCGACCCGGACCTCCGACTGGATCGCGGTGATGAGCGGCGCCAGGTGAGAGTCGAGCAGGGAGGCGCGCAGCGCGGTCAGCAGCTCGGCCTCGTCGGCGACGACCCGCACCTCCGGCAGGCCGGCGAGCGCCAGCGGGTCGCTCGGCAGCACCGCCACGGTGATCCCACGGCGCAGACCCAGGGTGAGCAGCTGCCGGTGGTCCTGGAAGTGGATCAACACGTCGGCCGGGTCGAACAGCGGCACCCGCCGGGCCGAGGCCCAGCCGAGCACGACCGGCAGCGCGGTCCAGTAGCTGTACGACTTCCAGGCCAACGCCGCGCAGGCGTGCGGGGTGCCACCCCAGCGGGTGGCAGCGCCGTTCAGCAGCTCCGGCAGCCGGCTGCCATCGATCAGGGTGGTGGCGGGTGACCAGCCGAACTCGTCGTCGACCAGGAGCCCCGGGGCGAGGCCCGGAAGATTGTCGGTGCCGAACATGGCGCGCAGCGCCGCGGTGACGGGGGCGAGTGGCGTGGCGGTCACATCCCGCACCGGCAGCACCGCTGTCACCTGAGATCCCCCGTCCGCATGGCCGAGGAATACACGCCCCGGCGGACGACCACCGTCGTCCTGAGCTAAGGCTAGCCTAACCACGCCCTCGGGTCTAAGGGAAGCCTCACCTTGGTCACATCGGGAGGCCCAGGTCACGCCGGTTGCCCGGTGGGAGGAGCGCCCCCACCTCGCTACTACCCGCCGGTTCCGCAGGAAAACGCTGCCGCAGGATCGATGTCTATCGGTGAATTGTCAATCAGAGTGTCGACAAGATGCCAGATGCGTGTGCGCTCGGGCACGGAACGTGAAACTTATATCCCCCGGCCACGAGGAAGCCGATGACGACCTCACCCCTCGAACGGGCTGCCGACTCCTTCGCGGCCGAGCTCGCCCGGCAACGGACCGGGCGAGGGCTGTCCAAGAAACAACTGGCCGTCCTGATGGGGTTCGACCCCTCGTACGTCAGCCACGTCGAGGGACGCCGGCACCGGCCGACCGAGGACTTCGCCCGCCGCGCCGAGGCCGTCCTGGAGGCCAGCGGCGCGATCTGGCAGCGCTTCCGGGAGTACGACGACCTCCGCCACGCCCGCACGGGCAACCCGCCCCGTGAGCCGTACGCGCCCGGGCAGTGGCTGCCACCGGGCACCGGCCTCGTCGTGGAGCGGGAACTCGCCACCCTCACCCACACCGACGACGGCTACCGGTGCGTGATCCACCGCGAGTTGTACAACGCCGGCACCGAGCCGGTCACCCGATACCTGGTCCGGGTCGCCGTCGACCGCTACCCGAACGACCCCGGCCGCTCCAACCGGCACCACCGGGAACACCCGCTCACCTTCGCCGAACTGCAACTACAGGCCCGCCGCGACGACGGCGGCGGCGAACCGGAGCCGATGCACTGGCGTGCCAAACACGACCGGGACGCCTTCAAGGAGATCTGGCTGCTCTTCGAGAACGGGGAGCGGCGGTTCCCGCTCTACCCGGGAGACCGGGCCACCATCGAGTACGCGTACAGCGTCGGTCACGAGAAGTGGGGCCCCTGGTTCCAGCGGGCGGTCCGGCTGCCCACCCGGCAGCTCGCCGTACGCCTCGATCTGCCCGCGCCGCTCGACCCGCAGGTCTGGGGCGTGGAAACCTCCCTCTCCGCGGAGGAGGGCCCCCTGCGGACGGCACCGCAACGGCACGACGAGGGCGACCGGGCGATCTACGACTGGCAGACCGACGACCCGCCGCTGAACGCCCGCTACCGGATGCAGTGGCGTTTCCGGTCCCGACCGGAGACGGAACCCGACAGCGGCCCCGGCGGTGCCCGGGTGCGGCCCAGCGACCGGATGCGCGGTCTCGGCATCGTGCAACGCGGCGACGACCTGCTCCGCCAACACGTCCGCCCGTTCGACCTGCCCGTCGAGGAACCCGTCGCCCGGGACCTGGTCGACCGGCTCACCGCGGCCCTGGCCCGGCTCGACGAACTGCACCCGTTCAGCAAGGGGGTGGGGGTTGCCGCACCACAACTCGGCGTCGGTCGGGCGGCGGCCGTGGTCCGGCCCCCGGACCGCTCGGCGGAGCCGGTGGTGCTGCTCAACCCCCGGGTGGTCGACGCCGGCCCGGACACCGACGA
Coding sequences within:
- the soxR gene encoding redox-sensitive transcriptional activator SoxR, translating into MPDSLTIGELSVRSGVAPSALRYYERLGLIRADRTGGNQRRYARAELRRVAFIRISQQVGVSLDEIRAALDSLPEGRTPSPQDWAQLSASWRSRLDEKIRLLAELRDNLDGCIGCGCLSLQRCVLYNPGDALAGEGPGARLMLPRPADTPPAVTPG
- a CDS encoding class I SAM-dependent methyltransferase, with amino-acid sequence MAEITGDQRVQSEVLEGLATAVNHRRWFIELAVPYLGDDPIEIGSGLGDYALEWSERLPRFTATEADPDRLVQLKERLAERPNISVRQMLLPHNDRGDYSAAVSYNVLEHIEDHVGALSSMRDLVRPGGAVIIIVPAFQFAMSPADIATGHVRRYTKKTLRAAMTEAGLTVEKIHYANALGLIGYFMATKVFRLMPKEGPMVKVYDTVVLPATKAAEQLVRPPFGQSVFAVARVPA
- a CDS encoding peptide deformylase; this translates as MTTSPLERAADSFAAELARQRTGRGLSKKQLAVLMGFDPSYVSHVEGRRHRPTEDFARRAEAVLEASGAIWQRFREYDDLRHARTGNPPREPYAPGQWLPPGTGLVVERELATLTHTDDGYRCVIHRELYNAGTEPVTRYLVRVAVDRYPNDPGRSNRHHREHPLTFAELQLQARRDDGGGEPEPMHWRAKHDRDAFKEIWLLFENGERRFPLYPGDRATIEYAYSVGHEKWGPWFQRAVRLPTRQLAVRLDLPAPLDPQVWGVETSLSAEEGPLRTAPQRHDEGDRAIYDWQTDDPPLNARYRMQWRFRSRPETEPDSGPGGARVRPSDRMRGLGIVQRGDDLLRQHVRPFDLPVEEPVARDLVDRLTAALARLDELHPFSKGVGVAAPQLGVGRAAAVVRPPDRSAEPVVLLNPRVVDAGPDTDEQYEGCLSFFDHRGLVPRPLRLDVEHAQWDGSRVITSFEFGMARLVAHEIDHLEGRLYVDRMAPGVPLVPVEEYRETGHPWRY
- a CDS encoding glycosyltransferase family 2 protein, which produces MKLSILMPVYNEEERIADALKQALAVDYPCEIELVVVDDGSRDGTGEVLGRADDARLRVITHQRNAGKGAAIKTAVDSAEGDYMVILDADLEYDPQDIPKLLDPVLDGRATVVYGNRTFGSHSAYSFWYVMGNKGVTMAANVLFNSYIGDLETCFKLMPVALYRSLEVRSRGFGMEAEVTGKLLRRRIRPYEVPISYRARGREEGKKITWKDGVEAIWILGRERARRRPAPASR
- a CDS encoding glycosyltransferase family 39 protein, which produces MSAAGSLLAVVPAASVLLLTVALRSRAVDAVAPLRLAVVRSALLTGVYAVLVVELLGAMHALNRPAFVTAWLLFLVVAAAAAGLRRRSSRPAPPPAATPRPVPVGAGVSGASPDTSDATVEPAPIRSDPPPAQTTRAPSGLLAVAVDAWRSAGRGERLLGGTIAGLVLVELLVALLAEPNNFDSQTYHLPKVEHWVGQGDLGFWPTAIHRQVTIPPGAEYLLLHLRLLTGGDHLYNLVQWAAGVLCLLVAARITAQLGGGRRAQLLTAFVLATTPMVVLQATSTQTDLVCAAWVTCVATLVLDGLRRRTGWGTLLGLGAATGLTAVTKTSGLIAVGPLLVLWGLAQLRLTLAASAAETGAVRRPRAVGGVVRTVGGSVLILLVAAVVVGPFLARVTAEFGHPLGPPRLRESIPMERHDPQSILVNALRIGHTAFDTPLAPLRRAGAEVIIGGAGVIGVDPQDRAITFGREIFPEPAWYPDEDRVAFPLTGALALIGAVVALARPRRIHPEQTGPLRAYAVVVLAAVLLHTSMIKWQPWGNRLILYAVVLAVPLAGLWVDALLRRRGAQSARRSVATLAVVTVLATSALAGVLALSYGFPRRLVGSGSVFTTSDWDTRFLRRPQWADEFRWAAAAVRDSNARRVGLVQQNDNWEYPWWLLLRQPDGSSPDLVALQSVLPERPPADPSSVDAIVCTGSRPACTKVVPAGWRLEFRGYVGYALPPGR
- a CDS encoding NAD(P)H-quinone oxidoreductase, with amino-acid sequence MRAITIPQPGGPEALIWAEVPDPEPGPDEVIVDVRASGVNRADLLQRQGNYPPPPGASAYPGLECSGVITEVGADVAGWAVGQQVCALLAGGGYAERVAVPAGQLLPVPACDPVDAGALPEVACTVWSNLVRVGRLGAGDTLLVHGGGSGIGTFAIQLGAALGATVLTTARAAKHSRLRELGASHTIDYQEQDFVEEVRRATDGRGVDVVLDIMGASYLERNVSALATGGRLVVIGMQGGRKAELDLGALLTKRASVAATALRSRPLAEKAEIVQGVRDEVWPLIEAGTVRPIVDRRLPMTEAAEAHRLVESNDHFGKVLLTLG
- a CDS encoding YbhB/YbcL family Raf kinase inhibitor-like protein; translated protein: MTLERPIAPDPYELLPTLPSFTLTSDDVQNGEPMDARHAHGSTGGENVSPQLTWSDFPAETKSFAVTCYDPDAPTGSGFWHWVLVNVPVSVTQLPTGAGGAAGADLGGAFSVRNDYGEQGYGGAAPPAGDRPHRYVFAVHAVDVERLDLTPDASPAYVGFNLTFHTLARAVIRPTYQIKE